The following coding sequences lie in one Deltaproteobacteria bacterium genomic window:
- a CDS encoding transposase, which translates to MIPTKHNETRALRPVAFNKRLYRRRSIVECLIGWLKESRRVVTRFEKTAINFGGMVRLAFIHRYLRIFGA; encoded by the coding sequence GTGATCCCCACGAAGCACAACGAGACTCGAGCGCTGCGCCCGGTCGCCTTCAACAAGCGCCTCTACAGGCGCCGCAGCATCGTCGAGTGCCTCATCGGCTGGCTCAAGGAGTCGCGACGCGTGGTGACCCGCTTCGAGAAGACCGCCATCAACTTCGGCGGGATGGTCCGGCTTGCCTTCATCCACCGCTATCTACGCATCTTCGGGGCTTGA
- a CDS encoding transposase, with protein sequence MTTTGMPRHRLTDAQWELIGDLFPTNNFETGRRPRDRRLMLDAIFWVLRTGAPWRDLPECLAHGRPPGTSSTSGRRTRRSTAYFGDCGASPSARRGPSELWCIDGTSIRAARCSSGGGKDPIRRSQRITLWALPRGWGTKIQIL encoded by the coding sequence ATGACCACGACGGGCATGCCTCGCCACCGCCTTACCGACGCGCAGTGGGAGCTGATCGGGGACCTGTTCCCGACGAACAACTTCGAGACCGGTCGGCGGCCGCGGGATCGTCGTCTCATGCTCGACGCGATCTTCTGGGTGTTGCGAACTGGGGCTCCGTGGCGAGACCTACCGGAGTGCTTGGCCCATGGTCGACCGCCTGGGACTTCTTCGACAAGTGGACGAAGGACGAGACGTTCGACCGCGTACTTCGGCGATTGCGGAGCATCGCCGTCCGCACGACGCGGACCCTCCGAGTTGTGGTGCATCGACGGGACATCGATTCGAGCTGCGCGCTGCAGCAGCGGCGGGGGAAAAGATCCGATCCGCAGGAGCCAGCGGATCACGCTCTGGGCGCTCCCGCGGGGCTGGGGCACGAAGATCCAAATCCTGTGA
- a CDS encoding NAD(P)/FAD-dependent oxidoreductase: protein MPKPKIVIVGAGPAGSACALAVARRGDAEVVLLDKSSYPRVKVCGSGLSPLSLAVLDHLEIRERFAPKALAMSKMLARGPGGQDVFLSGSKGAWVVPRIEFDNQLALAASEAGARFEQETKVIDLLRGADGEVRGVKTSDREIEADLVICANGSPSRFSLDETPPTGIRTIMGWWQDCRHPADQGTMIWDRRLDGYYIWAFPEPGGVTNIGLTIPEGSPETKALKALFEELLQQHFGDALRGAEQVGKWMGHPAVVTTKISDMVAEGRLMFIGEAARLVSPGTVEGISFALESGVLAANAIGGHFTREGGLSRVGRGLYRTRLRARMLPKFWAGHGFVQLMRSERARSLTSRVLNPQWLASRASTLLGEQPH, encoded by the coding sequence ATGCCGAAGCCGAAGATCGTGATCGTCGGGGCCGGTCCCGCGGGCTCCGCCTGTGCACTCGCCGTTGCACGCCGTGGCGACGCCGAGGTGGTCCTGCTCGACAAGTCGAGTTACCCCCGGGTGAAGGTCTGCGGCAGCGGACTCTCGCCGCTCAGCCTCGCCGTGCTCGATCACCTCGAGATCCGCGAACGCTTCGCGCCCAAGGCCCTCGCGATGTCGAAGATGCTCGCGCGCGGTCCCGGCGGACAAGACGTGTTTCTCAGCGGCTCGAAGGGCGCATGGGTGGTGCCGCGCATCGAGTTCGACAACCAGCTCGCGCTGGCGGCCTCCGAGGCCGGCGCGCGCTTCGAGCAGGAGACCAAGGTCATCGATCTGCTCCGCGGCGCCGACGGTGAGGTGCGCGGCGTCAAGACCTCGGACCGCGAGATCGAGGCCGACCTGGTGATCTGCGCCAACGGCTCGCCGTCGCGATTCTCGCTCGACGAGACCCCGCCGACCGGCATCCGCACCATCATGGGTTGGTGGCAGGACTGCCGCCATCCTGCGGATCAGGGCACGATGATCTGGGATCGCCGCCTCGACGGCTACTACATCTGGGCGTTCCCCGAGCCGGGTGGCGTGACCAACATCGGCCTCACGATCCCGGAGGGCTCGCCCGAGACCAAGGCCTTGAAGGCGCTGTTCGAGGAGCTGCTGCAGCAGCACTTCGGGGATGCGCTGCGCGGCGCCGAGCAGGTCGGCAAGTGGATGGGCCACCCCGCGGTGGTCACCACGAAGATCAGCGACATGGTCGCCGAGGGCCGGCTGATGTTCATCGGTGAGGCCGCGCGCCTGGTCTCGCCCGGCACCGTCGAAGGCATCTCGTTCGCGCTCGAGTCCGGCGTGCTGGCGGCCAACGCCATCGGCGGTCACTTCACGCGCGAGGGTGGCCTCTCACGGGTCGGCCGCGGCCTCTACCGCACGCGGCTGCGCGCACGGATGCTGCCGAAGTTCTGGGCCGGCCACGGGTTCGTGCAGCTGATGCGCTCGGAGCGGGCGCGCTCGCTGACCTCCCGCGTGCTCAATCCGCAGTGGCTCGCGAGCCGGGCGTCGACGCTGCTGGGCGAACAGCCGCACTAG
- a CDS encoding HIT family protein — protein sequence MGDERTVFGKILDGDLPCHKLYEDDHVLAMLDIFPLSTGHALVIPKERRAFLHELSDESAAAIGRVLPRLARAVMHATGVTDYNILQNNGAKAHQAVFHVHFHIIPKDGDRGLGLSWHPSQLPAAQATELAARIVDALDD from the coding sequence ATGGGCGATGAACGGACCGTATTCGGCAAGATCCTCGACGGGGATCTGCCCTGCCACAAACTCTACGAGGACGACCACGTGCTCGCGATGCTCGACATCTTCCCGCTGTCGACCGGGCACGCGTTGGTGATCCCAAAGGAACGCCGGGCGTTCCTGCACGAGCTCTCCGACGAGAGCGCGGCCGCCATCGGGCGCGTGCTGCCGCGACTGGCCCGCGCGGTGATGCACGCGACCGGGGTCACCGACTACAACATCCTGCAGAACAACGGCGCCAAGGCCCACCAAGCGGTGTTCCACGTGCACTTCCACATCATCCCGAAGGACGGCGATCGTGGGCTCGGGCTGTCGTGGCACCCCAGCCAGCTGCCCGCGGCGCAGGCCACCGAGCTGGCCGCCCGCATCGTCGACGCACTCGACGACTGA
- a CDS encoding DUF4215 domain-containing protein, whose amino-acid sequence MRSGTAALMVAIASVACAAGESTESGAAPTAGVISVGGDTGSSFVDPSISSTNGGSDHGPPPDTTETGDTCPVGAEGCDCTPGGACDEPLACLAGTCTTVPAECGNAQVETGEACDDGPANADTAACKSDCTAQVCGDGFIGPGEGCDDGNADDTDACTNACALASCGDGMVQMGEGCDDGNADDTDACLGTCVAASCGDGIVHVGVEQCDDGNADDTDACLGTCVAASCGDGIVHAGVEQCDDGNLANDDSCSSACSCPQLAFAGAGDIAGWSTSGGWGLYNATPISSNAAVTFTTQGQVFGTDGNRVPPYPGAELEASSATTTSFVLPSQLEFRSWHVDEGGPTYDSKRISVSIDGGASWTIFVDCSDGALDDQPFCVYQPGPRAEGAFDDVVISLGTFAGQSGQLRFEYASGDTCCTFEQGWYIDDANFVTCG is encoded by the coding sequence ATGCGAAGCGGCACAGCGGCGCTCATGGTGGCCATCGCGTCGGTCGCGTGTGCGGCGGGCGAGTCGACCGAGTCGGGCGCTGCGCCGACGGCCGGCGTCATCAGCGTCGGTGGCGACACCGGCAGCAGCTTCGTCGATCCCTCGATCAGCTCCACGAACGGTGGCAGCGATCACGGACCGCCGCCCGACACGACCGAGACCGGCGACACCTGCCCGGTCGGCGCCGAGGGCTGTGACTGCACGCCGGGCGGCGCGTGCGACGAGCCGCTCGCATGCCTGGCGGGCACCTGCACCACCGTGCCCGCAGAATGCGGCAACGCTCAGGTCGAGACCGGCGAGGCCTGCGACGACGGCCCCGCCAACGCCGACACCGCGGCGTGCAAGTCCGACTGCACCGCGCAGGTGTGCGGCGACGGGTTCATCGGTCCCGGCGAAGGCTGCGACGACGGCAATGCCGACGACACCGACGCCTGCACCAACGCGTGCGCCCTGGCCTCGTGCGGCGACGGCATGGTCCAGATGGGCGAGGGCTGCGACGACGGCAACGCCGACGACACCGACGCTTGCCTCGGCACCTGTGTCGCGGCGAGCTGCGGCGACGGCATCGTCCACGTCGGCGTCGAGCAGTGCGACGACGGCAACGCCGACGACACCGACGCCTGCCTCGGCACCTGTGTCGCGGCGAGCTGCGGCGACGGCATCGTCCACGCCGGCGTCGAGCAGTGTGACGACGGCAACCTCGCCAACGATGACTCCTGCAGCAGCGCATGCAGCTGTCCGCAGCTCGCCTTCGCAGGCGCCGGCGACATCGCGGGTTGGAGCACCTCGGGCGGCTGGGGCCTGTACAACGCGACGCCGATCAGCTCGAACGCCGCGGTGACCTTCACCACCCAGGGCCAGGTGTTCGGCACCGACGGCAACCGCGTGCCGCCATACCCGGGCGCCGAGCTCGAGGCTTCGAGCGCGACCACGACCAGCTTCGTGCTCCCGAGCCAGCTCGAGTTCCGCTCGTGGCACGTCGACGAGGGCGGCCCGACCTACGACAGCAAGCGCATCTCGGTGTCGATCGACGGCGGGGCCTCGTGGACGATCTTCGTCGACTGCAGCGACGGCGCCCTCGACGATCAACCGTTTTGCGTCTACCAACCGGGACCGCGGGCCGAGGGTGCATTCGACGACGTCGTGATTTCGTTGGGAACGTTTGCCGGACAGTCGGGCCAGCTCCGCTTCGAGTACGCCAGCGGCGACACCTGCTGCACGTTCGAGCAAGGCTGGTACATCGACGATGCGAACTTCGTGACGTGCGGGTAG
- a CDS encoding polyprenyl synthetase family protein: protein MLEALDREAAGPFEPAADMFVRCGDGGPAPRAPAPPRRPLDWPGPGPIDLAVHDLPHASSTTEWWYLKAHVQTVDGRAFSLFAAFFRVLTGRDEATGELEYAHSITWAISDAGRRRYVTQSLVDRAAPRLGIEKIDRGEGTRDTRIRRAMREVCARGKVPYPDRMFERTPHVGRRRLELEFDRARLHKSDDGRYHLELHHDEQRIGAKLSFTLEKAPVRHGDDGVVKGTQGEDMFYYFVPRCRVEGELLDAGVAVPISCGSGWYDHEFGRHPEGEAATQGKRDDVAWNWCGLQLDDGSEISAYRIVDLGTHEVLGERVLVVDADGTRHDLRGSFEGTNLWRSTRSFNEYPTRWALQVPEAGLSLALEAAFDDQEFVTVVSKPAFWEGRVAVHGTRGGREVRGLGYVERSGFASIDDLEGFFAAVGKEVRRSVAELYPRSPSFEQARDLIASESRPGWMDGVDVERFARTMIHPVRDITDRGGKSWRSYAALACCDIVGGDSRKFVKWLAMPEFMHVGSLIVDDVQDRSDVRRGGPTVHRVYGDAHAINSGTAAYFMGQKLLNSDEVSHADRLRLYDLYFEALRAGHAGQALDIEGFDDVVDDAVARGDGPALEHRILAIHRLKTAAPAAGLARMGAVAGGGSEAQIEAVGDFFEGLGLAFQIIDDVLNLRGFGRGLKATGEDIMCGKVTLPVAKAFGALPLARRQWLWQTLRSKPQDPAVVAECIAAIEACGALDACVAQANALVEAAWQRFDPLVEDSFPKLVLRAFGWYVLERHY from the coding sequence ATGCTGGAAGCCCTCGACCGGGAAGCTGCGGGACCGTTCGAGCCCGCCGCCGACATGTTCGTTCGCTGCGGTGACGGCGGGCCCGCGCCGCGTGCCCCTGCCCCGCCGCGACGCCCGCTCGACTGGCCCGGGCCCGGACCGATCGACCTGGCGGTCCACGACCTGCCGCACGCCTCCTCGACCACCGAGTGGTGGTACCTGAAGGCCCACGTGCAGACCGTCGACGGCCGCGCGTTCTCGCTGTTCGCGGCGTTCTTCCGGGTGCTCACTGGCCGCGACGAGGCCACCGGCGAGCTCGAGTACGCCCACTCGATCACGTGGGCGATCTCCGACGCGGGCCGCCGGCGCTACGTGACGCAGTCGCTGGTCGATCGCGCGGCACCGCGGCTCGGCATCGAGAAGATCGACCGCGGCGAGGGTACCCGTGACACCCGCATCCGTCGCGCGATGCGAGAGGTCTGTGCCCGCGGCAAGGTGCCCTACCCCGATCGCATGTTCGAGCGCACGCCGCACGTCGGTCGCCGTCGTCTCGAGCTCGAGTTCGATCGCGCGCGACTGCACAAGTCCGACGACGGTCGCTACCACCTCGAGCTGCACCACGACGAGCAGCGCATCGGCGCCAAGCTGAGCTTCACCCTCGAGAAGGCGCCGGTGCGCCACGGCGACGACGGCGTCGTCAAGGGCACCCAGGGCGAGGACATGTTCTACTACTTCGTGCCGCGCTGCCGCGTGGAGGGCGAGCTGCTCGACGCCGGCGTGGCGGTGCCGATCTCGTGCGGCAGCGGCTGGTACGATCACGAGTTCGGCCGCCACCCCGAGGGCGAGGCCGCGACCCAGGGCAAGCGCGACGACGTCGCGTGGAACTGGTGCGGTCTGCAGCTCGACGACGGCAGCGAGATCTCGGCCTACCGCATCGTCGACCTCGGCACCCACGAGGTCTTGGGTGAGCGCGTACTGGTGGTCGATGCCGACGGCACGCGCCACGACCTCCGCGGCAGCTTCGAGGGCACCAACCTGTGGCGTAGCACCCGCTCGTTCAACGAGTACCCCACGCGTTGGGCGTTGCAGGTGCCCGAGGCCGGGCTCTCGCTCGCGCTCGAGGCCGCGTTCGACGATCAAGAGTTCGTCACGGTGGTGTCGAAGCCGGCGTTCTGGGAGGGCCGCGTCGCGGTGCACGGCACCCGCGGTGGCCGCGAGGTCCGCGGCCTGGGCTACGTCGAGCGCAGCGGCTTCGCCAGCATCGACGATCTCGAGGGCTTCTTCGCCGCGGTCGGCAAGGAGGTCCGACGCTCGGTCGCGGAGCTGTACCCGCGCAGCCCCAGCTTCGAGCAGGCTCGCGACCTCATCGCGAGCGAGTCACGCCCCGGCTGGATGGACGGCGTCGACGTCGAGCGGTTCGCCCGCACGATGATCCACCCGGTGCGTGACATCACCGATCGCGGCGGCAAGTCGTGGCGCTCGTACGCGGCGCTGGCGTGCTGCGACATCGTCGGCGGCGACTCGCGCAAGTTCGTGAAGTGGCTGGCGATGCCGGAGTTCATGCACGTGGGCTCGCTGATCGTCGACGACGTACAGGACCGCAGCGACGTGCGCCGCGGCGGACCCACCGTGCACCGCGTGTACGGTGATGCCCATGCCATCAACAGCGGCACCGCGGCCTACTTCATGGGCCAGAAGCTGCTGAACTCCGACGAGGTCTCCCACGCCGATCGGCTGCGCCTGTACGACCTCTACTTCGAGGCGCTGCGGGCCGGTCACGCCGGGCAGGCGCTCGACATCGAGGGCTTCGACGACGTGGTCGACGACGCGGTGGCGCGCGGCGACGGGCCTGCGCTCGAGCATCGCATCCTGGCGATCCATCGCCTCAAGACCGCGGCGCCCGCGGCTGGGCTCGCGCGCATGGGCGCAGTGGCGGGCGGCGGCAGCGAGGCGCAGATCGAGGCGGTCGGCGACTTCTTCGAGGGCCTGGGGCTGGCGTTCCAGATCATCGACGACGTGCTCAACCTGCGGGGCTTCGGCCGCGGGCTCAAGGCCACCGGCGAAGACATCATGTGCGGCAAGGTCACGCTGCCGGTCGCCAAGGCATTCGGTGCGCTGCCGCTGGCGCGGCGGCAGTGGCTGTGGCAGACGCTGCGCAGCAAGCCGCAGGACCCCGCGGTCGTGGCCGAGTGCATCGCGGCGATCGAGGCGTGTGGCGCCCTCGATGCCTGCGTCGCGCAGGCGAACGCGCTGGTCGAAGCCGCGTGGCAGCGCTTCGATCCGCTGGTGGAGGACTCGTTTCCCAAGCTCGTGCTGCGGGCGTTCGGTTGGTATGTACTCGAGCGCCACTACTGA
- a CDS encoding VOC family protein, with protein MTIDAGRFTWFEYLTNDDAKAIGFYTELLPWRVDRVPMAGAEYPIIEGGGAKLGGFAPLPKGVSVPQWLAYVSVDDIAKAVARVTAAGGKALMDAVDIPGVGRMQPIADPQGGTLMLFRALTTDGDKGTGPGAFHWNELWCPDAAAALAFYERAFGYTHDVMDMPTGPYYVLRNGDQSRGGIMASPVASMPTHWLPYVAVADLDATLERTRRLGGRVEGEPIHAEGVGRFAFLRDPAGARLGVITPAVR; from the coding sequence ATGACCATCGATGCTGGACGATTCACCTGGTTCGAGTACCTGACCAACGACGACGCCAAGGCCATCGGCTTCTACACCGAGCTGTTGCCCTGGCGGGTCGACCGCGTGCCCATGGCCGGCGCCGAGTACCCCATCATCGAGGGCGGCGGTGCCAAGCTCGGTGGGTTCGCGCCGCTGCCCAAGGGCGTGAGCGTGCCGCAGTGGCTCGCGTACGTCTCGGTCGACGACATCGCCAAGGCCGTGGCGCGGGTGACCGCCGCCGGCGGCAAGGCGCTGATGGACGCGGTCGACATCCCCGGCGTCGGCCGCATGCAGCCGATCGCCGATCCGCAGGGCGGCACGCTCATGCTCTTTCGCGCGTTGACGACCGACGGCGACAAGGGCACCGGCCCCGGTGCGTTCCACTGGAACGAGCTGTGGTGCCCCGATGCCGCCGCCGCGCTCGCGTTCTACGAGCGCGCCTTCGGCTACACGCACGACGTGATGGACATGCCGACTGGCCCCTACTACGTGCTGCGCAACGGCGACCAGAGTCGCGGTGGCATCATGGCCTCGCCGGTCGCGAGCATGCCCACGCACTGGCTGCCGTACGTGGCTGTCGCCGATCTCGACGCCACGCTCGAGCGCACCCGCAGGCTCGGCGGTCGCGTGGAGGGCGAGCCGATCCACGCCGAGGGCGTGGGTCGCTTTGCGTTCCTGCGAGATCCGGCCGGCGCGCGCCTGGGCGTGATCACACCGGCGGTGCGCTAG
- a CDS encoding YciI family protein, giving the protein MQFLLLIYESEAETETRGPAAFQEMLAEYRSFSAALKDSGKLVGGDALDGIATATTVRVRDGKTLITDGPFAETREQLGGYYLVDATDLDDAMAIAAKIPSARYGSIEVRPIMRWS; this is encoded by the coding sequence ATGCAGTTCCTCCTCCTCATCTACGAATCCGAGGCCGAGACCGAGACCCGCGGCCCGGCGGCCTTCCAGGAGATGCTCGCCGAGTACCGCAGCTTCAGCGCCGCACTCAAGGACAGCGGCAAGCTCGTCGGCGGCGATGCGCTCGACGGCATCGCCACCGCCACCACCGTACGCGTGCGCGACGGCAAGACCCTGATCACCGACGGACCGTTCGCCGAGACCCGCGAGCAGCTCGGCGGCTACTACCTCGTCGACGCGACCGACCTCGACGACGCGATGGCGATCGCCGCGAAGATTCCCTCGGCGCGGTACGGCAGCATCGAGGTGCGGCCGATCATGCGGTGGTCGTAG
- a CDS encoding RNA polymerase subunit sigma-24 gives MLATVSDARNELQETVRAHHGWALARLVRSIGDLQLAEDALSRAIEAALVQWPQQGVPEAPRAWLVRTARHKAIDELRRRDTWTRTRDELALLDALGDDDARGDDAPLGDDMLRLLFTCCHPALAEDARVALTLQVVGGLQADEIARAFLVPTATMAQRLVRAKRKIKHAGVPYRVPAADEIDTRASGVRAVVYLIFNEGYAATHGDAWIRHDLCRHAIRVGEALCELLGDAETTALLALMLLHAARHATREDEHGDLVLLADQDRSRWDHPQIARATALTTAALRQGPPGPYALQAAIAAVHANAGDAADTDWRELVGLYDRLLAQVPSAVVALNRAVAIAHVAGPRDGLAAIDAITARFGDALDDYFPLHAARADLLRRAGDVDDAIAAYRRARALCRNRAELRFLARRLAELGADD, from the coding sequence ATGCTCGCAACCGTGAGCGACGCCCGCAACGAGCTGCAGGAGACCGTGCGCGCGCACCACGGCTGGGCCCTGGCCCGACTGGTGCGATCGATCGGCGACCTGCAGCTGGCCGAGGACGCGCTCTCGCGGGCGATCGAGGCCGCGCTGGTGCAGTGGCCGCAGCAGGGCGTGCCCGAGGCGCCACGGGCGTGGCTGGTCCGCACCGCGCGACACAAGGCGATCGACGAGCTGCGTCGGCGCGACACCTGGACGCGCACGCGTGACGAGCTCGCGCTGCTCGATGCGCTCGGTGACGACGACGCTCGCGGCGACGATGCGCCGCTGGGCGACGACATGCTGCGGCTGCTGTTCACCTGCTGTCACCCTGCGCTGGCCGAGGATGCCCGCGTCGCGCTCACGCTGCAGGTCGTCGGTGGCCTCCAGGCCGACGAGATCGCCCGCGCGTTCCTGGTGCCGACCGCGACCATGGCCCAGCGGCTCGTGCGGGCGAAGCGGAAGATCAAGCACGCCGGCGTGCCTTACCGCGTGCCCGCAGCCGACGAGATCGACACGCGCGCCAGCGGGGTGCGAGCGGTGGTCTATCTCATCTTCAACGAGGGCTATGCGGCGACCCACGGCGACGCGTGGATCCGCCACGACCTGTGCCGCCATGCGATCCGCGTCGGTGAGGCACTGTGCGAGCTGCTCGGCGACGCCGAGACCACCGCGCTGCTGGCCCTCATGCTGCTGCACGCCGCTCGCCACGCGACCCGCGAGGACGAGCACGGCGATCTGGTGCTGCTGGCCGATCAGGATCGCAGCCGCTGGGACCACCCGCAGATCGCCCGCGCCACCGCGCTCACGACCGCCGCGCTGCGCCAGGGCCCGCCGGGGCCGTACGCCCTGCAGGCCGCGATCGCGGCGGTGCACGCCAACGCTGGCGACGCCGCCGACACCGACTGGCGCGAGCTCGTCGGCCTCTACGATCGTCTGCTCGCGCAGGTGCCGAGCGCCGTCGTCGCGCTCAACCGCGCGGTCGCGATCGCCCACGTCGCAGGCCCGCGCGACGGCCTCGCCGCGATCGATGCCATCACCGCCCGTTTCGGCGACGCCCTCGACGACTACTTCCCGCTGCACGCCGCACGGGCCGATCTGCTGCGCCGCGCGGGCGACGTCGACGACGCCATCGCGGCCTACCGCCGCGCGCGCGCGCTGTGCCGCAACCGCGCCGAGCTGCGCTTCCTGGCCCGCCGCCTCGCCGAGCTCGGGGCCGACGATTGA
- the hemN gene encoding oxygen-independent coproporphyrinogen III oxidase, protein MLATPTAPHAPSAALLSKYSRPGPRYTSYPAVPHWPTGYGAAQWDDALAGLGADGQPISLYVHVPFCEQRCLFCACNVVLSRVHTRGSAYVDHVRRELDRTLAKTGGVRPEVVQMHWGGGTPTWLDIADLRALFRAIDERVALLPDREQSIEVDPRVTTMAQLETLVSLGLDRLSMGVQDIDGDVQRAIGRHQSVAQIESMVLGARSLGIRSISVDLVYGLPHQSIESFQRTVQTVASLGVDRVAVYNFAYLPERVKHQRAIRPATLPDAELRVELFRVAARTLTRAGYDAIGMDHFALQEDELTRARNDGTLRRNFMGYTTRAGTDLLALGVSAISRVGRDFGQVTKELPAYMQATGEGRSPIVHGMRLGDDDLLRERIIHDLMCYGEVELAGATSLLASARTRDELDGLELDGIITRTGTRLRVTPRGRYFVRNVAMAFDAYLDVPSPGAAQPSFSRTA, encoded by the coding sequence ATGCTCGCGACCCCGACCGCTCCCCACGCACCCAGCGCAGCACTGCTGAGCAAGTACAGCCGCCCAGGGCCTCGCTACACCAGCTACCCCGCGGTGCCGCACTGGCCCACGGGCTACGGCGCGGCGCAGTGGGACGACGCGCTCGCGGGGCTCGGCGCCGATGGGCAGCCGATCTCGTTGTACGTGCACGTGCCCTTCTGCGAGCAGCGGTGCCTGTTCTGTGCCTGCAACGTGGTGCTGAGCCGGGTGCACACCCGCGGCAGCGCCTACGTCGACCACGTACGCCGCGAACTCGATCGCACGCTCGCGAAGACCGGCGGGGTGCGGCCCGAGGTGGTCCAGATGCACTGGGGCGGCGGAACGCCGACGTGGCTCGACATCGCCGATCTGCGGGCGCTGTTCCGTGCGATCGACGAGCGCGTCGCGCTGCTGCCCGACCGCGAGCAGTCGATCGAGGTCGATCCGCGCGTCACCACGATGGCCCAGCTCGAGACCTTGGTCTCGCTGGGACTCGACCGGCTCTCGATGGGCGTGCAGGACATCGACGGCGACGTGCAGCGCGCGATCGGTCGCCACCAGAGCGTCGCGCAGATCGAGTCGATGGTGCTGGGGGCGCGCTCGTTGGGCATCCGCAGCATCTCGGTCGATCTCGTGTACGGCCTGCCGCACCAGAGCATCGAGTCGTTCCAGCGCACCGTGCAGACGGTGGCCTCGCTCGGGGTCGATCGCGTCGCGGTCTACAACTTCGCGTACCTGCCCGAGCGCGTGAAGCACCAGCGGGCGATCCGGCCTGCCACGCTGCCGGACGCCGAGCTGCGGGTCGAGCTGTTTCGCGTGGCCGCGCGCACGCTGACCCGCGCCGGCTACGACGCGATCGGTATGGATCACTTCGCGCTGCAGGAGGACGAGCTCACGCGCGCCCGCAACGATGGCACGCTGCGGCGCAACTTCATGGGCTACACCACCCGCGCCGGTACCGATCTGCTCGCGCTCGGCGTGAGCGCGATCAGCCGGGTCGGTCGCGACTTCGGGCAGGTCACCAAGGAGTTGCCGGCATACATGCAGGCCACCGGCGAGGGGCGCTCGCCCATCGTCCACGGCATGCGGCTGGGCGACGACGATCTGCTGCGCGAACGCATCATCCACGACCTCATGTGCTACGGCGAGGTCGAGCTGGCGGGCGCGACCTCGTTGTTGGCCTCGGCGCGCACCCGCGACGAGCTCGATGGGCTCGAGCTCGATGGCATCATCACGCGCACCGGCACGCGGCTGCGGGTGACACCGCGCGGACGCTACTTCGTGCGCAACGTCGCGATGGCGTTCGACGCCTATCTCGACGTGCCGAGCCCGGGGGCCGCGCAGCCGAGCTTCAGCCGCACCGCCTGA
- a CDS encoding group II truncated hemoglobin, with amino-acid sequence MGLVRNNVPPARRTGRAQSRPAHRRIGTPRAGICAAIARAHAHACVGRCHHLAPPVTVSPYELLGGDAGVRALVDRFYDEMDAAPAAASIRAMHPADLASSREKLWLFLCGWLGGPPRYVERFGHPRLRARHLPFTIGGDERDQWMACMRTALATCVDDAQLRASLDQALAQLADHMRNRVE; translated from the coding sequence ATGGGCCTCGTTCGAAACAATGTACCGCCGGCACGTCGCACCGGCCGCGCGCAAAGCCGGCCCGCGCACCGAAGAATCGGAACGCCGCGGGCGGGCATCTGCGCAGCGATTGCGCGGGCGCACGCGCACGCCTGCGTTGGTCGGTGCCATCATCTCGCACCACCCGTGACCGTCAGCCCCTACGAGCTGCTCGGCGGCGATGCAGGCGTCCGCGCGCTGGTCGATCGCTTCTACGACGAGATGGACGCCGCGCCGGCTGCCGCGAGCATCCGTGCGATGCACCCCGCCGATCTCGCGAGCAGCCGCGAGAAGCTGTGGCTGTTCCTGTGCGGCTGGCTCGGCGGTCCGCCGCGCTACGTCGAGCGCTTCGGCCACCCGCGTCTGCGCGCCCGCCACCTGCCGTTCACGATCGGCGGCGACGAGCGCGATCAGTGGATGGCGTGCATGCGCACCGCGCTGGCGACCTGCGTGGACGATGCCCAGCTGCGCGCGAGTCTCGACCAGGCGCTCGCCCAGCTGGCCGATCACATGCGCAACCGCGTCGAGTGA